TGCATTTCCCAGGCCAAGAGCATACAGTATGATTGTTGGAGTGATGGCAACCGGCAGTATGTGTCTGTACATAATATGCCATTTGGAAGCCCCCTGTGAAACTGCAGCCTGAATATACAGATCACTCTTTGTCGAAAGCACCGCACTTCTTGATACTCTTGCAAATCCCGGGATCGAGATTACAGTGACGGCTATTATTATGGTCCAGAACCCCTGTCCTATGACTATGGCTATTGCTATGGCAAACAGAATTGAAGGAAAAGAAAGGAGAATATCCATTACCCTCATTATTCCGTTATCCGTGATCTTACCCATATATCCTGCCAGCAGTCCTAGCGTAACCCCAAGTACATAACCCAGTGAAACTGAAAGAAAAGCGATGGCCATGTCCAGCCTTATTGCATAAAGGACACGTGAAAAGATATCCCTTCCGTAGCCGTCAGTTCCAAACAGATGAGTGATGGAGGGGGCAGCCAGCCTGTTGGAAAGATTCAGAGCAAGCGGATTATATGGTGCCAGCATGGGACCAAAAGCTGCAAGAAATATGTAAATCGACAGTATTGCCGCTGCGGCTATC
This is a stretch of genomic DNA from Thermoplasmataceae archaeon. It encodes these proteins:
- a CDS encoding ABC transporter permease codes for the protein MIEEISTVKKGGFLNAHGRMFETISMYFRNPTGIAAAAILSIYIFLAAFGPMLAPYNPLALNLSNRLAAPSITHLFGTDGYGRDIFSRVLYAIRLDMAIAFLSVSLGYVLGVTLGLLAGYMGKITDNGIMRVMDILLSFPSILFAIAIAIVIGQGFWTIIIAVTVISIPGFARVSRSAVLSTKSDLYIQAAVSQGASKWHIMYRHILPVAITPTIILYALGLGNAIIIAASLSFLGVGIPPPTPELGSMITDGLQYVISGQWWISIFPGLFIVFIVIAFNMMGDTIREVTDVTLRR